A region from the Solibacillus sp. FSL H8-0523 genome encodes:
- a CDS encoding S-layer homology domain-containing protein, giving the protein MKKKQKTALLTLALIPAAIVSLPEAEVNAADAVNSKEIISDSWVNPYHLYDAKPQMQRIASVGSVAANEVPSYKATSVAELKEVIYENLRTYNTEFKITYTGNTSQLSNEWTKIFNDLQTDQAMVYEAGTLSRYSYSGSMTSTEATITATISYHTTAAQEQFVNSEVKRIASEIFTTTMSDFDKIKAVNDYVVLNTTYSKNTTASPHAAYAILKEGQGVCQAYALLAYRLLKEAKIEAYYVTGEVGVEGHAWNLVKLDNEWYHLDTTWNDPVFNASAGDMSDFLRYKYFLISDTTIKNDHKIDNKNYPVASSEKYAPLSNVENPVIVDSQWYFPNKNDDILLYTVDLNNLAAGITKVTDTRVKYLVHHDGWLYFSNYSNGAFLTKIKLDGSSLEVLDRVEITSLKIVNNDLVYTDGNSNKYTKPLKDIAVINQEAAKQVIQLISKIDNNSSTYLEDAANARKAYDALTADQKTLVTNLQALIDFETSIKETNEIIATVISAIASLDQYDENFAQQVQAAQDAFDALTKTQQEKVTNNSALVEAQNQVIENNKIATALVNAINTIDVNDASYYQQTIDARAQYDKLTLAQKILISQNDFKKLTNAETQKAADEKAVFNINHSLALLNEEAATFKDVIAPLVVSYDALTATQKTLVANIALLETARKTHQSYNATATQFEADIAALKESSNDFALKVQDANTTFDKFNFAQQAYISENTKKILTDYVAQIATDLQLAEDVIALINTLDVASTSFSTDVATARTAYANLAPAQKAFVGNLDVLVQHEQRVTNIQATISAIEAIPTTFTADFKSKFNTASAAYEALTDTEKNHVTNANKYIIVKSDLSAAEAVVQKITALSEPFDATAIMEARTAYKTLSDLAKYFITNYGDLQNAEQAISSEQNTIIAQSVIEQIKALQTVTPSFVANYDAALAAYENLTPAQQAKVTNYTDLADLTTTVTTIKLAIEAISKLETTTYPTIEAFEVAVNDAITSFNSIQDLYKTAVTNQTSLTVATTTIMNVKDLVAAIAALTITSNTNDFAAIKASYEALTEQQKAFVTNYAQIEAFENKIAVNKVDTLINALNEEAPTFIADVAQAEAAYNKLNPAQQALVNENAKLVAAIVRAAEIAKSIEAAASVIRLIASIDETSASFSTNLQTAKDALGTLGAEDQAYVTNVNTLTEHENTLTIYQQEAAAFETQIAALDSAQPTFTTDVEVANTKFNQLNAAQQSLVAESAIATLKQFVHDLQEIRTLDAQILALNSLKPTYHNDVAAAQELFDQLSTNYKAIISAEATEKLTEAQAIVTADKEAANDVVTKITSLTNSSDVSAARAAYNALTANQKQLVTNLQALVTLENAQSNTGGSGGASGSGGGSNSSGGSGGSGGSGGSGGSAGSGGSAGSAGSAGGGSSIPTNPSEESLPNDVKPTTPTAPAVVQDGDTVKVNVPIAEYKDSTEPIVITASENINISIPANAVPQGQDGATLALAIENNDGKIQIQATLNDVPATFATYIEVEISNLPENAVLLRIDENGNKVATPFIIKDGKYIIKTMTSGEFIVSTEEKTFTDVANDGHKDYIEALAKRHIVFGATEENFDPTAGISRAQFATMVARAMGLQPEGSTTFKDVEGKWYADSVQALFEAGIVNGKTESAFDPDQTLTRQQVTLMTVRLLQFSGVELPPADLSTIPFTDLDQIPVAYREAVAQVYALGIFSGKSDGSFDPSGELTRSQMAKVLYKTLELAKML; this is encoded by the coding sequence ATGAAGAAAAAACAAAAAACAGCCTTACTAACACTTGCTTTAATTCCTGCTGCAATTGTTTCATTACCTGAAGCAGAAGTTAATGCTGCAGATGCAGTAAACAGTAAAGAAATAATTAGCGATTCTTGGGTAAATCCCTATCACCTATATGATGCCAAGCCTCAAATGCAGCGAATTGCTTCAGTTGGAAGCGTTGCTGCAAACGAAGTACCTTCCTATAAAGCAACATCTGTAGCAGAACTAAAAGAAGTAATTTACGAAAACTTACGTACATACAATACGGAATTCAAAATTACATATACAGGGAACACAAGTCAGCTTAGTAATGAATGGACAAAAATATTCAATGATTTACAAACGGATCAAGCGATGGTTTATGAAGCTGGGACACTTTCTAGATATAGCTATAGTGGATCAATGACCTCAACAGAGGCAACTATTACAGCTACAATAAGCTACCACACAACAGCCGCGCAGGAGCAATTCGTTAATAGTGAGGTAAAGCGTATTGCTAGTGAAATTTTCACTACTACTATGAGTGATTTCGATAAAATCAAAGCAGTGAATGATTATGTTGTTTTAAATACTACTTATTCTAAAAATACTACTGCAAGTCCACATGCAGCCTATGCCATTTTAAAAGAAGGCCAAGGTGTGTGTCAGGCATACGCGCTACTAGCCTATCGTTTACTTAAAGAAGCAAAAATCGAAGCATACTATGTGACAGGTGAGGTAGGCGTAGAGGGTCATGCATGGAATTTAGTAAAGCTAGATAATGAATGGTACCATCTTGACACAACTTGGAACGATCCCGTGTTCAATGCTTCGGCTGGTGATATGAGTGATTTTCTGCGCTATAAATATTTCTTAATTTCAGACACAACGATTAAAAATGACCATAAAATTGATAACAAAAATTATCCTGTTGCTAGCTCTGAAAAATACGCACCCTTATCAAATGTAGAAAATCCAGTTATTGTTGATTCACAATGGTACTTCCCAAATAAAAACGATGATATTCTTCTATATACAGTTGATTTAAATAACCTTGCTGCAGGTATTACAAAAGTTACGGATACTCGCGTAAAATATTTAGTACATCACGATGGCTGGTTATACTTCTCAAACTATAGTAATGGTGCCTTTTTAACAAAAATAAAGCTAGATGGATCCAGTTTAGAGGTGTTAGACAGAGTTGAAATTACCAGCTTAAAAATAGTAAATAACGACCTAGTTTACACTGATGGCAATTCAAATAAATATACAAAGCCACTAAAAGATATAGCTGTTATCAATCAGGAAGCAGCGAAACAAGTAATTCAATTGATTAGTAAAATCGATAACAACTCATCTACATATTTAGAAGACGCCGCAAATGCACGAAAGGCTTATGATGCGTTAACAGCCGATCAAAAAACGTTAGTTACAAACCTTCAAGCATTAATTGATTTTGAGACAAGCATTAAAGAAACAAATGAAATAATTGCCACAGTCATTTCAGCAATCGCTTCATTAGATCAATATGATGAGAACTTCGCACAGCAGGTACAAGCTGCCCAAGATGCTTTTGATGCATTAACTAAAACACAACAAGAAAAGGTTACAAACAACTCAGCATTAGTTGAAGCTCAAAATCAAGTAATTGAAAATAACAAGATTGCCACAGCGCTTGTAAACGCGATTAACACGATTGATGTAAATGATGCCTCTTACTATCAGCAAACTATTGACGCTCGTGCACAATATGACAAATTGACACTGGCTCAAAAAATACTCATTAGCCAAAATGATTTCAAGAAATTAACGAATGCTGAAACACAAAAAGCAGCCGATGAGAAAGCTGTGTTTAATATCAATCATTCATTAGCACTATTAAATGAAGAAGCAGCTACATTTAAAGATGTAATTGCACCGCTAGTAGTTAGCTACGATGCATTAACAGCTACCCAAAAAACATTAGTTGCAAATATAGCTCTTTTAGAAACAGCACGAAAAACACATCAATCTTATAATGCAACTGCAACACAATTTGAAGCAGATATCGCCGCATTAAAGGAATCTTCTAATGATTTCGCCTTAAAAGTTCAAGATGCCAATACAACATTTGATAAATTTAATTTTGCTCAGCAAGCTTATATTTCTGAGAACACGAAGAAAATCTTAACCGACTATGTCGCACAAATTGCAACAGACTTACAACTCGCAGAAGATGTTATTGCACTTATCAATACATTAGATGTAGCTAGTACTAGCTTTTCAACAGATGTTGCAACAGCGCGCACTGCCTATGCAAATTTAGCACCAGCTCAAAAGGCGTTCGTTGGAAATCTTGACGTATTAGTACAGCATGAGCAACGCGTAACGAATATTCAAGCAACCATTTCAGCTATCGAAGCTATTCCAACGACATTTACAGCTGACTTTAAATCTAAATTCAATACAGCTTCAGCGGCTTATGAGGCTCTAACTGACACTGAAAAAAATCATGTAACAAATGCCAACAAATATATTATTGTTAAATCAGATCTATCCGCAGCTGAAGCGGTAGTCCAAAAAATCACTGCGTTGTCCGAGCCATTCGATGCTACAGCGATCATGGAAGCGCGCACTGCCTATAAAACGTTATCTGATTTAGCTAAATATTTCATTACAAATTATGGGGATTTACAAAATGCGGAGCAAGCGATTTCTAGTGAGCAAAATACGATTATTGCACAGTCTGTTATCGAACAGATCAAAGCCTTACAAACTGTAACTCCATCGTTTGTTGCTAATTATGATGCCGCACTTGCAGCTTATGAAAATTTAACACCTGCGCAACAAGCAAAGGTAACGAACTATACTGATTTAGCAGACTTAACAACTACTGTAACAACTATTAAATTGGCCATTGAGGCAATTTCTAAACTTGAGACAACTACGTATCCAACGATTGAAGCATTCGAAGTGGCTGTAAATGACGCGATAACTTCATTCAATAGTATTCAAGATCTATATAAAACTGCGGTAACAAACCAAACATCACTCACGGTAGCGACTACTACCATTATGAATGTAAAAGACTTAGTAGCAGCAATTGCCGCGCTAACAATTACTTCAAATACTAATGACTTTGCAGCTATAAAAGCAAGCTACGAGGCATTAACAGAACAACAAAAGGCGTTTGTTACGAACTATGCGCAAATAGAAGCATTCGAAAATAAAATTGCTGTAAATAAAGTAGATACGCTAATTAATGCACTAAACGAAGAAGCACCTACATTTATTGCAGATGTAGCACAAGCTGAGGCAGCCTATAATAAATTAAATCCCGCTCAGCAGGCACTTGTTAACGAAAATGCAAAATTAGTAGCCGCAATCGTACGTGCTGCAGAAATTGCTAAAAGTATCGAGGCCGCAGCTTCTGTTATTCGATTAATCGCTTCAATTGATGAAACGTCAGCAAGCTTTAGCACAAATTTACAAACGGCAAAAGATGCGTTAGGTACGTTAGGTGCCGAGGACCAAGCATATGTTACAAATGTAAATACGTTAACGGAACATGAAAACACATTGACTATTTATCAGCAAGAGGCAGCCGCATTCGAGACTCAAATCGCTGCACTTGATTCAGCACAGCCTACATTTACAACTGATGTTGAAGTAGCAAATACGAAATTTAATCAGCTTAATGCAGCTCAGCAATCATTAGTAGCTGAAAGTGCTATTGCTACGTTAAAACAATTTGTTCATGACCTTCAAGAAATTCGTACGTTAGATGCTCAAATTTTAGCGTTAAATTCATTAAAGCCGACTTATCATAATGATGTAGCTGCTGCACAAGAGCTATTCGATCAGCTCTCTACAAACTACAAAGCTATTATTTCTGCCGAGGCTACTGAAAAGTTAACAGAGGCACAGGCAATTGTAACTGCTGATAAAGAAGCAGCTAACGACGTTGTAACAAAGATTACAAGTTTAACAAATAGTTCTGATGTAAGTGCTGCACGCGCGGCATATAATGCGCTAACAGCAAACCAAAAGCAGCTCGTAACAAATCTACAAGCTTTAGTGACACTTGAAAACGCACAGTCGAATACAGGTGGTTCAGGAGGAGCTAGCGGTTCTGGTGGCGGCTCAAATAGTTCTGGTGGTTCTGGTGGTTCTGGTGGTTCTGGTGGTTCTGGTGGTTCCGCTGGTTCTGGTGGTTCCGCTGGTTCCGCTGGTTCTGCTGGTGGTGGATCTTCTATTCCAACCAATCCGAGCGAAGAATCATTACCTAATGATGTAAAGCCAACTACTCCCACAGCCCCAGCGGTTGTACAAGATGGCGATACGGTAAAAGTAAATGTACCAATCGCTGAATACAAAGATTCAACGGAGCCAATTGTTATTACAGCTTCTGAAAATATTAATATTTCAATCCCAGCGAATGCTGTTCCTCAAGGTCAGGATGGAGCGACCTTAGCGTTAGCAATTGAAAACAACGATGGTAAAATACAAATTCAAGCAACATTAAATGATGTACCAGCAACATTCGCGACGTATATCGAAGTAGAAATTAGTAATTTACCAGAAAACGCAGTCCTTTTACGAATCGATGAAAACGGTAATAAAGTAGCGACTCCATTTATCATTAAAGATGGTAAATACATCATTAAAACGATGACTTCTGGTGAATTTATCGTAAGCACAGAAGAAAAAACATTTACCGATGTTGCAAATGACGGACACAAAGACTATATCGAAGCTCTAGCAAAACGTCATATTGTATTCGGCGCAACGGAGGAAAACTTTGACCCAACTGCCGGTATCTCGCGCGCACAATTCGCGACAATGGTAGCACGCGCAATGGGATTACAGCCAGAAGGTTCAACTACATTTAAGGATGTTGAAGGTAAATGGTATGCCGACTCTGTACAAGCATTATTTGAAGCAGGCATCGTTAATGGTAAAACTGAAAGTGCCTTTGATCCAGATCAAACATTAACACGTCAGCAAGTAACATTAATGACTGTACGCTTATTACAATTCTCTGGTGTTGAATTACCACCAGCTGACCTATCGACAATTCCCTTCACAGATTTAGATCAAATTCCGGTCGCATACCGAGAGGCAGTAGCACAAGTGTATGCATTAGGTATTTTCAGTGGGAAATCTGACGGTTCATTCGATCCATCAGGCGAGCTTACGCGTTCACAAATGGCAAAAGTGCTTTATAAAACGTTAGAATTAGCAAAAATGCTTTAA